AAGGGCGCGGTGATAAGTCATATGCGGCGTGTCCAGAAATCACCGGACCTGGTGATATCGTACTTCAACGGCGAAACGACGAAATACGCGGCTTGATACATATATAATAATGTCTATATTATTATGAGACGGTTAATAAGAGCTCCTCGGAGCTTAAACGTTCTTCAATCCTGGCAAGCTCGGCGCGGCGGTATGGCATGGATAAATCTTCATAAAGAACGTCCGCCTTGTATCGTCCCGCAAGGGACATCACAAATCTGCCGTCCTTTAACTTTGCGTGGGTGGTGATTTCGCCGACGCACACCACCTGGCGGATCGCCGGATTGCCCGCGTAATCTTTCTCCCACTCCGGCAGGAAGTTGGCCATGGCGATCATGCGGTCCGACGCCAGCGCGTCTTCCACCATGGCCCGGTAACGCGGCTCGAATATGTGCAAGGCAAGGTTTGCGTTTGGGTACAACACCACGTTTGGAAGCGGAAAGACCGGAATCAGTTTCATATACTGCCTGCTCTTATATTACCACTCCGGCTCGGAGTGTTGTTTCACCGATTCGAGCAGCCGTATATAGCTTTGATAGCGCTCATCGTCCAAAGCGCCCTGTTTCACCGCATCGCGCACGGCGCAGCCGGGCTCGGCGGTGTGGAGGCAGTCCCGGAATTTGCACCCGCCCCGAAGCTTTTCAAATCCCGGGAAATGGTCCGCCACGTCGCGTGGCTCAAGCCCGGACGGCACAAACTGCCGGATGCCCGGTGAATCTATCAGCGCCCCGCCGCAAGGCAGTTCCACAAGGATCGAGACTGTGGTGGTATGCTTTCCGGCCCCGGTCTTCTCGTTCACTTCCGAAACGGCGCGGGCGGCGCCCCCGGCGATATGGTTGAGGATGGACGTCTTCCCCACGCCGGACTGCCCCACCATCACGGAAACATGTCCGCGAAGCGATTCGGCAAGGCCGTTTAATCCCTCGCCCGTCCGCACGCTGACAGCGTTCACCTCGATCCCCCATTTTTCAAAACGCCGCGCCGCCGCGGCAAATTCCTCCGCGCCGGGAAGGTCTATCTTGTTTAGCGCGATGGATGCGGAAAGCCCGGCGTGGCTTGCGGCGACGCAAAACCTGTCTATCAGCCCCGGCTTGAAAGCGGGGCCGGCCGCGGTGACTATCACCATTTTGGTGAGGTTTGAGGCGAGGACCTGGCTCGCCCCGCTAAAAGAGAGGCGCGCAAGCTCGGTTTTTCTTGGGAGTATCGTCTTCGGGCGGCCATCCTGGAAGACCACCATGTCCCCCACCACCCACGTCTCGCGCCGGGGCGGCTTCCACTCCACCACCCCCTCGTCCGTCCTGATATGCACCCGCAGGCCATAATGGGCGATCACCCGCCCGGCGGCCCGGCTTTCCTGCTTATTGGGCGCCAAGCTTGTCCACAAGGATTTTGTTCACCATGTCCGGATTGGCCTTCCCCTTCGTCGCCCGCATCACCTGGCCGACGAAGAAGCCGATCACCTTCGTCTTGCCCCCTTTGTACTCGGCCACCTGCGAAGGATTCGCCGCGATCACCTGGCTCACCGCTTCTTCGATGGCGGAAGTGTCTGTGATCTGCACAAGCCCGTGCTTTTCCACGATTGCCTTGGGCGATTCGCCGCTCTTCTCCATCTGCTCCATCACGGTCTTTGCGATCTTGCCGCTGATGACGTTGTCGTCCATAAGCCCGATCATCTCCCGCAACATGGCGGGGGTCACATGGCATTCCGCCGCCTTCACACCCCGGTCCTTGAGGATGCGCAGTATGTCGCTCATCACCCAGTTGGAGACCGCCTTGAAATTTTTGGCGCCCTTTGCGGCCTGCTCGAAATAGTCCGCCACGTCCCGGCTTGCGGTGAGCACGTCCGCGTCATACGCCGGCAGGCCGTACCGCTCCACGAAACGGCGGCTCTTGGCGTCCGGCAATTCGGGCAAAGAGTTTAGCACCCGTTCAATCCATTCCTTGTCCACCATCAACGGCGTCAGGTCCGGCTCCGGGAAATAGCGGTAGTCGTGCGCCTCTTCCTTGCCGCGCATGGACTGGGTGACTCCCTTGTCCGGGTCGAAAAGCCGGGTCTCCTGTATGACCTTGCCGCCGTCCCCTATCACGTTGCGCTGCCGCTCCACCTCGAAATCTATCGCCTTCTGGAGGTAGCGGAAGGAGTTCATGTTCTTAAGCTCGGTGCGGGTGCCGAATTCCTTTTGCCCCACCGGGCGGATGGAGACGTTCGCGTCGCAACGCAAGGACCCTTCCTCCATGTTGCAGTCGGACACTTCCAGGTATTCAAGTATCGTCTTTAGCTTCTCCAGGTATTTTTTCGCCTCTTCGGACGATCGTATGTCCGGCTCGGAGACGATCTCCAGAAGCGGCACACAGGCGCGGTTCAGGTCCACATAGCTGGAGTCCGGATGCCCCAGGTTCTCCCCGTGGATGAGCTTTCCGGCGTCCTCTTCCATATGGATCCGCGTGACGCCGATGGTCTTGGGCTTTCCGTCCAGATGGATTTCTATCTTGCCGTGCTGGCATATCGGCTCGTCATACTGCGATATCTGGTAGCCTTTGGGCAGGTCGGGATAAAAATAGTTTTTCCGGGCGAACCTGCTTTTCGGAGCGATGGAACACCCCGTGGCCAGCCCCACCTTTACGGCCCGCTCCACCACTTCGCGGTTCAATACCGGCAGAACACCCGGCATGCCAAGGCAAATGGGGCAGGTTGAGGCGTTCGGCTCGGCGCCGAAACTGGCGCTGCACGAGCAGAAGAGTTTCGAATCGGTGTTCAACTGGACATGCACTTCCAGCCCTATGACTGTCTCGTATTCCATCATCCTCTCCAAAACGCCGCGTTGAATGTCACGGCGCGGTTAAACGATATTTTTTCCGGACGGCGCCGCCATCCGTGAAGCCATATTATGTATTTGTTTGAAAGATACCGCAAGCTTGCGATAGCTTGATGCCGGCGGATCACTCCCCGGATATTTTCACGAACACTTTTCTGTTCCGGGGTCCGTCAAACTCGCAGAAGAATATCCCCTGCCACGTGCCAAGCGCCATGGTGCCAAAGCGCACGATGACGTTTATGGAGCAGCCGACAAGCGACGATTTGACGTGGGCGGCGGAGTTGCCTTCGGAGTGCCCGTAATCCGGATCGTCCCAGCGGACCATTTTGTCCAGCGCAAGCCCCATGTCGCTCATCACCGAAGGATCGGCGTTTTCGTTGATGGTTATGGCGGCGGTGGTGTGGGGGACGTAAACGGTGGCAATCCCTTCGCGCACCCCGCTTTTTGAAAGAAGCTGCGCCACCTGATGGGTTATGTCCACAAAGTCGGTCCGCGACCTTGTGGACACGGAAAATTCAAAGATGCTTCGCGCGCTCATTTCAAAAGCGCCGGTGCCGGATCAGCGGGAGACGTCCAGCTTGCGGACCCTTATGATTATGTCCACTCCTTCAACCTCGGTCCCCGCGGGTGATGCGGGGATGCCGGACACGGTCATCTGGCCCGGTTCGATGTCCGTCAGATCCCCGGTGTCCTCGTTGAAAAAGTGGTGATGGCCGGAAACCTTCGGCTCGTAGTACACCTTGGCCGGGTCGGCGAATATTTCCTTGACTATCCCCTTCTCGGCGAACAGCCTCAGCGTGTTGTAAATGGTGGCCTTGGAAACGATGCTCCGCCCCCGGTTCACCTTTTCGAGCACCTGTTCGGCGGAATAGTGGCACTTGCGCGAGAGCATGATCTGGGCGATCTCCACCCTTTGCAATGTGCTGGTGATCCCGTGCCTTTTCAGAAGATCGGTGATTTCAACGTTGGAGATGTTTTCTTTAATCGTCAGATGCGTGGTTTCCATAATCCTTTTCTGCTTGCGCGGCCGCATAAGTTCCGGCCACGCTCCCTCCAAGATATAACTCCTGAAAACGAATGCTACTCTTTTTTGCCGGCTTTTACAAGTTCCCCCACGTGCGCCCCCACCGACGCGGCCAGCGCCGGCAGGTCATATCCCCCTTCAAGCGCCGACACCACCCTGCCATGCCCAAGGTCGTCCGCAAGCTGAGCGATTTTCCGGGTGATGGCGGCAAATCCTGCTTCGGTGAGAGCAAGGCCGCCGAGGGGATCGTTTTTATGCCCGTCGAACCCGGCGGATATGAAGATCATTTCCGGCCTGAATTTCAAGACCGCGGGGACTATTACCTTGTCGAACTTTTCCGCGAAAGCCTCGTCGCCGTCCCCTTGGGTCATCGGGATGTTCAGCGTCGTCCCCTTCCCCGCCCCTTCTCCCGTTTCATCTTCGCTCCCGGTCCCCGGATAATGGGGCCATAGGTGTGTGGAGACGTAAAAGACCGATGGATCGTCATAAAAGATATGCTGGGTGCCGTTGCCATGGTGGACGTCAAAATCGATCACCGCCACCTTATCAAGCCCCATCTCCCGCTGGACGGTCCTTGCCCCCACCGCCACGTTGTTTATCAGGCAAAACCCCATGGCCCGCCCCGCTTCGGCGTGATGCCCCGGCGGGCGCACGGCGCAGAATGCGTTCTTATATTTCCCTTCCGCCACGGCCCTTGCGGCGCCGATCAGCTCCCCTGCGGCGGTGAGGGCCGCTTCCCACGATTCGTGGCACACCACCGTGTCCGCGTCCAGATAATGCGCCCCCAGCAGTATCCGCTCCTCCAGCCAGCGGACATAGTGGGGCGAATGGACGATTTCCACCTGTGTGGGGGTGGCCGGCTCCGGCTTCACCCATTCGAGCCTGCTGTGGAATGAAGATGACTTGAGTTTTTTTACGATGGCTTCCAGCCGATGATGGTTTTCCGGGTGGTTCCCCGTGTCGTGGGCGAGGAATATGGGGTCGTAATAGATCGCGGTTTTTGGCGTCATGATAAAGTCTGAAAGGTTTACGGCCAGAGACTATTATAAGCCGGTTCAACCGCGCGCGGCCTTTAAAAACTCCTGCACCGTCAATCCGCTTTTGTTTATCTGCCCCAGCAGAAGGCCGGGGGCTATTTCGCGATGGTTGGGTATTGAAAGTGTCGCCCTGGTTTCATGGACAAGGATCATGTGGCTTCCGGTCTGGTGATCGAGAGTATATCCGAATTTCATGAATGCCTTTAACGCGCGCTTGCCGGATATGTTGGCCAGCCTCCCCATGGTCAGACGGCCACTTCACCGATGAACATTTCCGGATAACCGGCGCGGGCCTTGCGCCCCTTCTTTTTCTCGGCCAGAAGCCAGCCTTTGATGGCGTCCTTTATATTAAGCAAAGCATCGTCAACGGTCTTCCCCTGGCTCATGCAACCGGGCAGTTCCGGCACGTCCACCACATATCCTTTGTACTCCGGGTCGTACATCACAACAATGGCGTACTTTTTCATGGTCAATCTCCTTGACCCGGGATTTTACCACTATGCGGCCAGGTGATGGAATGGCGCCGAAGAAATAAATCCGCGCGCACGGCGCGGTCAGCATCCGCTTTTGGGGCTTCAGCCGCCGCCCCCGCCGGAAAACAGGAATATGGCAGCCACGGCGCCCGCCACCAAAAGCTGCTCCGGGGCGAAGGTGGTCACGGCGAAATAGACAGCGCCAAGCGCCGCCGCGCCCCCTGCGATGGTAATCCAGTTCATGGTCTCACGCTTTCAACTACGGTGATTTAAAGAACGGCCGCACGGGCCGGTGTCAATGCGCTCAACCAAAGCCGGAGTGGCCGCAGGAGGAGCCGCCGCCGGACGCGCTGGCGCCAAGGCTGCTTGTGACCGAAAGCACCCGTTCGCCCGTTTTTTCGCCGCATTTCGGGCATTCGCACGGCAAATGGGCGTTGGCCAGCGCGGTCAGCTTTTCGAACTGCTCCCCGCACGCTTTGCATACATATTCGTATATCGGCATCTTTATGACCTTATATCCGCTTAAGTCCTTCTCCGGTTTAGATGCAAAATATCGCCATTGGTTTCACGTATATTGCCCATGTCTCTCGACGGGGCGCCCCTGCCGCCGTATAATGAAGCCCATTATGCGCGAAGACAGAGTGACCGATCCGGCGCCGGAATCCCCGGAGGAAGTGGGGGCGGAGGCCAGCCTGCGCCCGGCGTCGCTCGCGGAGTATATCGGCCAGAGCGCGCTCAAAGAAAACCTTTCAATATTCATCCAGGCGGCAAAACAGCGCGGCGGCGCTTTGGACCATTGCCTTTTCTACGGCCCCCCGGGATTGGGCAAGACCACGGTGGCCCACATCATCGCCCGCGAACTGGGCTCCCAGATAAAGACCACCTCCGGCCCGGTGATCCAGCGCGCGGGGGACCTGGCGGCGATTTTGACCAATCTGCAGGACGGGGACGTGCTTTTTATTGACGAAATCCACCGGCTCAACTCCGCCGTGGAGGAGATACTCTACCCCGCCATGGAGGATTACCGGATAGACATCATCATCGGCCAGGGCCCGGCGGCCCGTTCGATAAACCTTGCGCTGCCACCGTTCACCCTTGTCGGCGCCACAACGCGTGCCGGGCTTCTCACCTCGCCGCTGCGGGACAGGTTTGGAATAATCCACAGGCTCGATTTTTACACCCCGGAAGAGCTGGTGACTATCATAAACAGGTCCGCCGCCATACTGGACATCGGCATGGACGGGGATGGGGCTGTGGAGATCGCCTCCCGCAGCCGCGGCACTCCCCGCGTGGCCAACAGGCTCCTGCGGCGCGTGCGGGACTTCGCCGAGGTGAAAGGTGACGGCGTGATAACGCTTGATGTGGCCAAGACGGCCCTTGCCATGCTGGAGGTGGACCACCGGGGGCTGGACAAGATGGACCGGCGGCTGCTGCTGACCATCATGAACAATTTCGGCGGCGGCCCCGTTGGGCTGGACACGCTGGCTTCCGCGATTTCAGAAGACTCCGGCGCCATCGAAGACGTGATCGAACCGTACCTGATCCAGGAAGGCTTTATTCAACGGACACCTAGAGGCCGTGTTGCCACGCCGATAGCGTACAGGCATCTTGGACTGACGATGACAGGGACAGGGCAGGAAACATTGAAACTGCCGATAGGGTGAAGGCGGGAGGGTACCTGCAGCCTTTATTTAATCAGACTTGGGCTTGCAGGCGACGCGAAGCGTAAAACTCCACCCCGTCTCTTTCTATCTTCCCCTTGATCCCGTTATTTTCCAGAGTGTCAAAATGGACGGCCTGTATCTGAAAAATCACCGGCAGGTCGTCCAGCGCCGATAGCAACGCCAGGAAATCGGCATGGCTCATCCCCGGGGCGTAAACGGCGATATCAATGTCCGATTGGTTCTTGAAGTCTCCCCGGGCCCGGGAGCCATATATCACGGCTTTGCGTACGCCGTGGAATTTCGCCATCACGCCGCTGATTTTTCCGAGAATGTCCTCCGAAACTCCAAACCGTGTCATAAATCCTTCGCGGCCGCTTCAAGACGCGCCTCCAGGACGTCAAAAAGGGCCACGCCTTCCTTCTTTATGAATCCATGCACCTTGACAGCCGTCTGTTCGTCATAAGTGTGGCTGGTGAGGTTGCGGTTCTCATGCATTAGCGACCAGCCGGAACCATCCTCGATCAAGCCTTGCTTTAGCGCTTCGCGCAACGTGTCCTTGGCGTTGCGCACGTCGATATCCTTGCTTTCAAGCCAAAGCTTCATGGTATTCCATGCAAGTTCATAACAAAACTCGAAACGCTGGATGGCCGCGTCGCGCGCAATGGACGTCTCTTTTTCGGCAAGCGCCTCTTTGAGCCGCGAAAGCGCCTTTATAAAGTCGGCCTTGCGTTCTATGAAGCGCTCTTTGTTCATTGGAATAATTGATTGTTTGATCAAATATACACCTGGCGCGAACACCCCGGCAAGCTAAAGGGAAGAAATGCGCCACAACCTGCCGCCGGAACCGGCGAATGCCGCAATCCCGGATAGGCGATGACGGCTTCCGGGATGACAATGGCCCTCGGCACTTTTTAGGGAGGGGGTAATCGCGATGCAAAGTTAACGCGGATCGTTTACCACCCCGGCGGCTGAGAGCCGCTCCCCCTCCTTATAAAAGGAGGGGAAAAAGATTCGCCAGTTGCCACTGGGATGGCGCCGTTATAACGGTGTCCACTCCCCTTCTCCGTCCTGCCGGTAAAATCCCTCAAGCTTCAATCCGCTCTCTTTCACCACATCCCGCGCGCGTTGAAAAATCTCCGGGGCGAAGGTGAGCGCCATCTGGCAGGAACCGCCGAGTTTGCGGGGTTTTAGGGCTGTGCGGAATTTCACGCCGCCGGTCTTGAACGTTTTTTCGGCCAGCATCGTTTCATGCGTGGTGACGAACACTGCGATTACGCGCTCTTTCATCTCTTCCCGATGATCTTGCGGATCGCTTCGATGAACTTTTCGATATCCTTTTTCGTGTTCATCACGCCGGGACTCACGCGCACCGCCCCTTCCGGAAACGTGCCGATGAACCTGTGGGCCGCCGGGGCGCAATGCAAGCCGGCCCGCACCGCCACGCCGCGCCGGTTCAACTTATCCGCCACCTCCGCCGGGTCCATCCCCTTGACATTGAACGTGACAAGGCTCGCCCGTTTCCGCGCCGCCCTCGGGCCATACACCGTCACTTCCGGCTCATCGAGCAGCGCCTCCAGAATCATCCGGATCAGCCATATCTCCCTCTCCCGCACGGCGGCCACCGTGACCTTTTTTAAATATTCGATCCCAGCCGCCAACCCGGCAATCCCCGGCGTGTTCAATGTGCCGGCCTCCAGCCTGTCCGGCCATAATTGCGGCATGGACACCCTTTCGGACTCGCTCCCCGTCCCCCCTTCGATGAACGGCTCCGGCTCTATCCCATCGCGGAACCAGGCAAATCCAATCCCCTGCGGCCCGAGCAAGCCCTTGTGCCCGGCGCATACGAGGATGTCCACGTTGCGCGCGTCGAACGGGACGCTTCCGGCGGTCTGCGCCGCGTCCACCATGAACATCACCCCCCGCTCGCGGCACGCCTCCCCCAACCGCTTGACGTCGGCGATTGCCCCGGTGACATTGCTGGCGCCAACTGTCACCAGCATCTTTACCTCCGGGACACGCTTATGGTCCGGCAACCCGTTTGGAAGAAGCGGAGCGCCAACTATTTTCACCCCGCGTTTGCGCAGCGATTCGAGCGGGCGCGCCACCGCGTTGTGCTCGATCGCGGAGACCGCCACCGTGTCCCCCTTTTGCAAAAGTCCTTTTAGCGCGATGTTTATCCCTTCCGTGGCGCCACGGGTGAACACCAGGCGTTCCGGATCGGGCAATTTGAAAAACTCCGCAAGTGAAACCCTGGCGCCGAACACCATCCGCGCCGCGTCCAGCGCCAGCGCATGCCCTCCCCTGCCCGGATTGCCAGCCGACGCCATAGCCCGCGCCATGGCAGTGGCGACCGATGGGGGCCTGGGGAACGAAGTGGCCGCGTTGTCCAGATAAACAAGGCGGCTTTTCATGGTTGACGAGGCCTTTCAGGCTTGCTGTTTGTGGATGATCTTCACGAAAAGGCCAAACAGCTTCTTGTCG
The Nitrospinota bacterium genome window above contains:
- a CDS encoding LON peptidase substrate-binding domain-containing protein, with amino-acid sequence MKLIPVFPLPNVVLYPNANLALHIFEPRYRAMVEDALASDRMIAMANFLPEWEKDYAGNPAIRQVVCVGEITTHAKLKDGRFVMSLAGRYKADVLYEDLSMPYRRAELARIEERLSSEELLLTVS
- the rsgA gene encoding ribosome small subunit-dependent GTPase A → MAPNKQESRAAGRVIAHYGLRVHIRTDEGVVEWKPPRRETWVVGDMVVFQDGRPKTILPRKTELARLSFSGASQVLASNLTKMVIVTAAGPAFKPGLIDRFCVAASHAGLSASIALNKIDLPGAEEFAAAARRFEKWGIEVNAVSVRTGEGLNGLAESLRGHVSVMVGQSGVGKTSILNHIAGGAARAVSEVNEKTGAGKHTTTVSILVELPCGGALIDSPGIRQFVPSGLEPRDVADHFPGFEKLRGGCKFRDCLHTAEPGCAVRDAVKQGALDDERYQSYIRLLESVKQHSEPEW
- the gatB gene encoding Asp-tRNA(Asn)/Glu-tRNA(Gln) amidotransferase subunit GatB, encoding MEYETVIGLEVHVQLNTDSKLFCSCSASFGAEPNASTCPICLGMPGVLPVLNREVVERAVKVGLATGCSIAPKSRFARKNYFYPDLPKGYQISQYDEPICQHGKIEIHLDGKPKTIGVTRIHMEEDAGKLIHGENLGHPDSSYVDLNRACVPLLEIVSEPDIRSSEEAKKYLEKLKTILEYLEVSDCNMEEGSLRCDANVSIRPVGQKEFGTRTELKNMNSFRYLQKAIDFEVERQRNVIGDGGKVIQETRLFDPDKGVTQSMRGKEEAHDYRYFPEPDLTPLMVDKEWIERVLNSLPELPDAKSRRFVERYGLPAYDADVLTASRDVADYFEQAAKGAKNFKAVSNWVMSDILRILKDRGVKAAECHVTPAMLREMIGLMDDNVISGKIAKTVMEQMEKSGESPKAIVEKHGLVQITDTSAIEEAVSQVIAANPSQVAEYKGGKTKVIGFFVGQVMRATKGKANPDMVNKILVDKLGAQ
- a CDS encoding YjbQ family protein; translated protein: MSARSIFEFSVSTRSRTDFVDITHQVAQLLSKSGVREGIATVYVPHTTAAITINENADPSVMSDMGLALDKMVRWDDPDYGHSEGNSAAHVKSSLVGCSINVIVRFGTMALGTWQGIFFCEFDGPRNRKVFVKISGE
- a CDS encoding transcriptional repressor; this encodes METTHLTIKENISNVEITDLLKRHGITSTLQRVEIAQIMLSRKCHYSAEQVLEKVNRGRSIVSKATIYNTLRLFAEKGIVKEIFADPAKVYYEPKVSGHHHFFNEDTGDLTDIEPGQMTVSGIPASPAGTEVEGVDIIIRVRKLDVSR
- a CDS encoding histone deacetylase: MTPKTAIYYDPIFLAHDTGNHPENHHRLEAIVKKLKSSSFHSRLEWVKPEPATPTQVEIVHSPHYVRWLEERILLGAHYLDADTVVCHESWEAALTAAGELIGAARAVAEGKYKNAFCAVRPPGHHAEAGRAMGFCLINNVAVGARTVQREMGLDKVAVIDFDVHHGNGTQHIFYDDPSVFYVSTHLWPHYPGTGSEDETGEGAGKGTTLNIPMTQGDGDEAFAEKFDKVIVPAVLKFRPEMIFISAGFDGHKNDPLGGLALTEAGFAAITRKIAQLADDLGHGRVVSALEGGYDLPALAASVGAHVGELVKAGKKE
- a CDS encoding type II toxin-antitoxin system HicA family toxin: MGRLANISGKRALKAFMKFGYTLDHQTGSHMILVHETRATLSIPNHREIAPGLLLGQINKSGLTVQEFLKAARG
- a CDS encoding type II toxin-antitoxin system HicB family antitoxin — its product is MKKYAIVVMYDPEYKGYVVDVPELPGCMSQGKTVDDALLNIKDAIKGWLLAEKKKGRKARAGYPEMFIGEVAV
- a CDS encoding zinc ribbon domain-containing protein, which encodes MPIYEYVCKACGEQFEKLTALANAHLPCECPKCGEKTGERVLSVTSSLGASASGGGSSCGHSGFG
- the ruvB gene encoding Holliday junction branch migration DNA helicase RuvB translates to MREDRVTDPAPESPEEVGAEASLRPASLAEYIGQSALKENLSIFIQAAKQRGGALDHCLFYGPPGLGKTTVAHIIARELGSQIKTTSGPVIQRAGDLAAILTNLQDGDVLFIDEIHRLNSAVEEILYPAMEDYRIDIIIGQGPAARSINLALPPFTLVGATTRAGLLTSPLRDRFGIIHRLDFYTPEELVTIINRSAAILDIGMDGDGAVEIASRSRGTPRVANRLLRRVRDFAEVKGDGVITLDVAKTALAMLEVDHRGLDKMDRRLLLTIMNNFGGGPVGLDTLASAISEDSGAIEDVIEPYLIQEGFIQRTPRGRVATPIAYRHLGLTMTGTGQETLKLPIG
- a CDS encoding nucleotidyltransferase domain-containing protein produces the protein MTRFGVSEDILGKISGVMAKFHGVRKAVIYGSRARGDFKNQSDIDIAVYAPGMSHADFLALLSALDDLPVIFQIQAVHFDTLENNGIKGKIERDGVEFYASRRLQAQV
- a CDS encoding nucleotidyltransferase substrate binding protein, producing MNKERFIERKADFIKALSRLKEALAEKETSIARDAAIQRFEFCYELAWNTMKLWLESKDIDVRNAKDTLREALKQGLIEDGSGWSLMHENRNLTSHTYDEQTAVKVHGFIKKEGVALFDVLEARLEAAAKDL
- a CDS encoding DUF3343 domain-containing protein, whose protein sequence is MKERVIAVFVTTHETMLAEKTFKTGGVKFRTALKPRKLGGSCQMALTFAPEIFQRARDVVKESGLKLEGFYRQDGEGEWTPL
- a CDS encoding aminotransferase class V-fold PLP-dependent enzyme, producing MKSRLVYLDNAATSFPRPPSVATAMARAMASAGNPGRGGHALALDAARMVFGARVSLAEFFKLPDPERLVFTRGATEGINIALKGLLQKGDTVAVSAIEHNAVARPLESLRKRGVKIVGAPLLPNGLPDHKRVPEVKMLVTVGASNVTGAIADVKRLGEACRERGVMFMVDAAQTAGSVPFDARNVDILVCAGHKGLLGPQGIGFAWFRDGIEPEPFIEGGTGSESERVSMPQLWPDRLEAGTLNTPGIAGLAAGIEYLKKVTVAAVREREIWLIRMILEALLDEPEVTVYGPRAARKRASLVTFNVKGMDPAEVADKLNRRGVAVRAGLHCAPAAHRFIGTFPEGAVRVSPGVMNTKKDIEKFIEAIRKIIGKR